A stretch of DNA from Gimesia chilikensis:
AGAATGGCTCTGAGCCCCCAGTGTGGCCTCTCTCTGCTGACGACTGCTCGCCAGTGTTGCCCGTGATAATTCTATTTTGATTTTAAAGGAGATACGGGCAATGTTATTCAGCGGAAAACAATATCTGTACACAAAACCGGGCGAGAAAGCAGAACTGAACTGTCCCATCTGTGGCACGAAATGTGATGTTGAACGCAACTGCTATGGACCGACCGGTTTTGCCGAAGCCGTCGGCGGCCTCGGGCATCTGCATGATTGCTTTACCTGCCCCCACCGGGACGAAGACTGGCATTGCTACGCCAGTCAACTGATCGCACAGAAGCATGAATGTGCCAGTCGACGCGTGCGGGAACTGATTGACCTAGATCTGCAGGAAACACTGACAACACGTTCTGTACTATGATCAGAAGGCACTATTGTTAGATGACATCTCAAAATCAATGACCTTTAAGTCTTTTAATATCATCAGCTTAAAAAACGCATTCGTTAAGTTTACTTCAGACTCACTTTCGGCGCGGTTGTATCAGCAACGATGCCGATAAATTGCCCTCGATGAATTATGCTCTCGCATTAATAGCCATGACTGGACTCAGTTAACTGTCAGAACGTATTTTTATTCGATCATGCAGCGCACATACTAATAGCATGTTTAGCCATAAGTTCACGATATGCTGTTGCACTGCTTATTGCGATAGCCCAGGACTGGCGGCATAATTCACTCTTCTGGAGTCCACCAGTCCTGGGCTATCGAATACATACATATGACACCTATATTTTTTTGTGCACTCAGGGTGTCGAATTGATCCAAAATGGTTTAATATTTTTTCACTCCGTAATATCAACTTAAATATAGAGTTAAGTGCGTAAGTGGAGGTGACATGGTTGGCGTGACAGTCGAACAACAGAAACATCAATCTCAAATAATAAGTATTCATGTATAACCAATATTTTGAACACCCGATCCTAAATTCCCCGCACGATTATCCAACTCGACACTGGGAGGGAGAATTATGTCGAATTGCTGAGGCACATCCCAAAATGAAATCGTATGTAAAGAATCATAACCTGGGCTTGGAAGTTCCTTACCAGTATGGTTCGACAATGCGAAAATACCGTCCTGACTGCATTGTGCTCGTTGACGATGGTCACGGCGAAGATAATTTGCTCCACCTGGTTGTTGAAATCAAAGGATATCGTAAGGAAGATGCAAAGGAAAAGAAGGCAACAATGGAAACTCAATGGGTTCCCGGAGTCAATAACCTCAAGACGTACGGCCGCTGGGATTTCGCTGAGTTTACCGACGTTTACGAAATGGAAGATGACTTTGAAACAAAAGTCGAACAGAAGTTCAACGAGATGATTGTTAAGTGCGGAGGAAGTAATGGTTAAATATAACCCCCGTGCAATGATGGAGCGGGCAGTCAAAGTAATGGCTCAATCCATTCCTGAGCGTCGTGATGATGGGAAAATTTCTCCCAAAGTTGGTGCCGTTCTCGTCGATATTGGTGAAGAAGTTCCATCAGTTCCAAGAATAATGGAAGCCTATCGAGGGGAATTACGAGAAGGAGATCACGCAGAGTTTACCCTGCTAGAACGGAAGAATCGAGATCGAATTCTTGATACTTGCATACTCTTCGCCACTCTCGAACCCTGTGCACCAGGTGCCCGTAATCCTCCGAAAATGAGTTGTGCAGAACGCATCGTATTGGCAAGAATCAAAGAAATATGGATTGGAATCGAAGACCCCGATCCAACTGTCGCTCAGAAAGGAATCAAATACCTACAAGACAATAATGTCAAAGTGAATTTGTTTGATCGTGATTTGCAGGAGATCATTCGTGAAGAAAATAAAGAGTTTCTTGAGCAAGCTCTTGAACGTGCTGCCGAGGCAGAAGAAGCTCCTTGTAAAATAGTTCTTTCTCCTTTGGAGTCAGCAGCAGAGAATATGCAAATCGAAGATTTTTCTCGAAAAGCTCTGAAAGACTATCGCTCGCTGGCAAAAATTAAAGAGTCCATCAATTCCGAAGACTTTCAACGCAGGTTGTCTCGCCAAGGATTATTAAAGTCGGTCGGCGAACAATTAGTCCCAACCGGTTTTGGAACAATTCTATTCGGTGAAGAACCGAGGACGGCAATTCCACAATCAGGTTTGATGGCAACAATTCACTATCCAGATGGCACAGAAGAAGTCAAAGATTTTGACGGCCCTCAAGTTCTTGTCCCTGGCGAAACAATTAAATGGCTGAAGGACAAACTGCCGAACATTATTGATCGCTCTGATGCTGTCCGCACTCAAAAGAATGATCAGTTCTTTGAGCTGATTCGCGAAGGAATTGTCAATGCTCTCGTGCACCGAGATTACGCCATTGCCGGTGCAAAATGCCAACTTATCGTCTCTCAGAATAAGATAGAAATTCACAGCCCTGGCAAACCAATTAAGCCAATCACCTTCGAACAAATGAATTCATTCGATGCTCCCATGCTCAGTCGTAACCCCATTCTGCACTATGTATTTGCAAAAATGGATCTGGCAGAGGAACGTGGGCTTGGTCTCAAATCGTTGAAACAGAAAACGCAACTGGCAGGACTACCATTACCAAAGTATTCTTGGACCAATCCATACCTGGTTCTCACACTATTTCCAAATGTGGCTGCCAGCATCGCATCATTACCGCCTGAAATTCAAGACGAATTGAGTTCTCTTGAACTTGAGGGATGGAAGTGGCTGACAACTCAAGGACGCACGAACTCTACCGACTATGCAAAGAAATTTGGAATTGACTCGCGCAATGCCCGCAGACATTTGAATCACTTTATCAAACTTGGGCTTGTGCAGAAAACAGGCTTAGCTCGTGCAACGGAATATGTGGTACTACAAGACAGAACGCTGGAAAAGTAACCGGACATGAATGCGGACATTGCGTCCGGTTAATTGAAATCGAATTTAATTAATGAGTATTCGGACACAAATGCGGACATTGCGTCCGGATACTCGCAAATATCAAAGAGAAGTATATTCGGACACCGGACATCCCGAGACATCACAACCTCTTAATATTTCAGAAGATACATCAATACCATAGGGCAGGAAATGGCAAAGAAACGCACTAAGCAGAAAAAACTATCGCCACCATCAAGCATGAAGAGGCGACACGCACGTAAAGATAACAAAATTGTACTTAGTGATCCCGACATCGGACAGGCTGAGTAATCTCTCACAGAACCCGAATGGATGACCGAGAGTCCCTGCCCGATTGTGGACATATGGATATGTGCTTCGATTTCTCCATGACGATCAATAAAAAACAGAGGTGGCCGAACGGGTATGTTCAGCCATCTCTGTTTCATTATCTGAGAACAAGGTTTTCATTCACTCTGTTGTTGACAGTCAATACACCGAGGATTACCCCCCTCCCCTGTTTCCGGCTTCTGGGGAAGCCAGATGGTTTCATCAAAGGCAAGCCTGCTCTGGTCGGCCTCAGCAAACACGCGAGAAAAGACCGACATCTCTGCGGAATTCGCGCTGGCAGGTGCCATCCGAATCAAGACCAGGTTGCGATCTGCGATTTCACCCATGATAGCCGACCAGCGAGGATGCTCGACTCCAGCGTGAAGTAATGCCATTGCCACCATCCCTTTGATGGAATTCAGGCGCTCTGTGGCAAATACAGGCGTCGCGTCCGAGGTCACCGTGTTTTCGAAGTCCTGTTCTT
This window harbors:
- a CDS encoding ATP-binding protein, whose product is MVKYNPRAMMERAVKVMAQSIPERRDDGKISPKVGAVLVDIGEEVPSVPRIMEAYRGELREGDHAEFTLLERKNRDRILDTCILFATLEPCAPGARNPPKMSCAERIVLARIKEIWIGIEDPDPTVAQKGIKYLQDNNVKVNLFDRDLQEIIREENKEFLEQALERAAEAEEAPCKIVLSPLESAAENMQIEDFSRKALKDYRSLAKIKESINSEDFQRRLSRQGLLKSVGEQLVPTGFGTILFGEEPRTAIPQSGLMATIHYPDGTEEVKDFDGPQVLVPGETIKWLKDKLPNIIDRSDAVRTQKNDQFFELIREGIVNALVHRDYAIAGAKCQLIVSQNKIEIHSPGKPIKPITFEQMNSFDAPMLSRNPILHYVFAKMDLAEERGLGLKSLKQKTQLAGLPLPKYSWTNPYLVLTLFPNVAASIASLPPEIQDELSSLELEGWKWLTTQGRTNSTDYAKKFGIDSRNARRHLNHFIKLGLVQKTGLARATEYVVLQDRTLEK